The following DNA comes from Gambusia affinis linkage group LG21, SWU_Gaff_1.0, whole genome shotgun sequence.
gaattgagtttttgtttcacaccagtcaacaaagacatttaagcagggattctcaaagttttaaagactgagggccatttgaaggattcaatattagattgaaggctaccctagaaaaaaagtcaggtcattttttttccctaaaaaaagtctgtggaaaactttgtttccaggttagtgtgtatgtaaccacacttgagaaccttgtatttaaggtaaacttgtttaattattaaacatttttttccattcaaactgttgtctgttggctcttcgttccaataacttaacacttttggttcatcttacttgaacatatcaaggcaattggtttcctgatattttgcaagtaatgtgaactcttaaacgtgtaagcataacttatttttatgagtactgcttaattggcataactcacaatttgaagtagtcataattgacattttatagtcaactttactaatgattttgagttaacggtactcaggtttactgcctttatctgagtggtctaaacatagttatttttagcaataacaccttaaaatgaattagctactttacttgaagattttgaggcaatcggtttcctaactctttttaagtaaagtgaacttattacattttacagtgtaggttCCGTTTCTGCAGATAAATTGCTAAAAgtatttactaaattatttgtcTACTCTTCTTTCATTGTACACCAGGAGGATATTGGATATGTGGTTAATTTCAAAGGTGGGGACTGAGAAGTGATATCTAAAATTCTGCAAAATTACCTAAATCGAAGCTTTCATAATACGGCAACACAGAATGGATATTCTATTGTACATTTTTCCGGTATAGATCAAGCATTAGCAGTCATTTGAATCCAAAGAGACATATTTGCCCTTATCCATAATAATTAGTAATTTGTCAAGAGCTGCAAAACCTACACACCAACAATAACTGCAAAACTCAATGAACAATGTTTACACCgtttactttaatttctttccCTGACAGGAATCATGTTGCATGTTCCCAGTGCTAGTACAACAATTTACTGTCAATtcaaatgtttaacatttaaaggtTCATAAATGTTAAACACTCTCACGGCTTGCTGGGCCAACTGGTctggattaaaacaaaatgaagatgcCAGGAGAATTATCTACAGCAGAATTATCTTATTTTGCTTTAATGAAACCTCATTTCACAAGTAGATCTTATTAAattgggaaaaaagaaaaaaaaaaacgacatcaGGGTTTTGTCAAACTTTATACTTTTATAATCCacagtaaatgtatttatatcatTGTAGTCCTTTAGTTTAGAGTGCTGATTAtatacaaaaaaagataaattattacatCTACCAAGCATAAGCACCTACGTACTTACATTGGCaatcagaaaaaataagttGCAAGTGtcattttagcttcttttttttttctaaaatcatttagcaaaatgcacagaaatgttAGCTTTTCTGTcttacttttttacatttaacagagaaaaagtaATCCTAGGCTCCAGTTTCCTTTGAAAGTAAGGACTTGGATCTGGGAATGATATCCCAGTGAACTGCACCACGGCTCAGATAGGAGCTGGAAAATAACAGATGATTTCATTTCGGCCCTAgaggaatatttttacaaaaaatgtgaCAATGCTACATATATGTGTTATTGATTTAACAAGTTAATGGgcagcagccatattggatgCTGTGTTCAGGGTCGTTCAGGGATGTCCAACTTCAGGAGACAATCTAGTTGATTTTTCCAACCTGTTACTGATAAATTCAGatggcagaaaacaaaagggaaaTTCCCCATCTGGGCTACACTCAATTTCAGATTATGAATCAAGTCCTAAGTGGCATAagctattttaaaatcaaaaaagcaTTTAGTTAGATTTAGTGTAAAAAATTGTATGCTATCTTGCATCTGGATTAAGTCTGGTACACTGTTTAAACAAATAAGCTAATGAGTCATTTTTCCTCACCTTCAGAAAAAGATGGAACGATTGAAATTTCTTAAGGTCCTGCTcacgagaaaaagaaaatacagagagATAAAGTGGCcgctacaaaaaaaacaccaagcaGCAGTAAGAGCACAAATATGTGGCTCCGCTGGCACAGGGGCTGAGAGATGGGGGCCTGCTGCTCCTCGTCTACAGACAGCAGAGCCATGGAGGCGCTGTCAGTGCTGCTGAGGGGGTCTGCGTACAGCGGCCCGTGGGGCTCCACCATCCAACGCAGCACGTTGACTTTCATCTCCATGTCGTCGATCATGCGGTCAATTTGACTGATCTCCCGCTCCATGGTGCTGCGCTCCTGGCTCTCGAGGCCGGCAGGGAGGGAATCCGTCCGAACCTGGTTCAGGTCGGGCAAACTCAGGGCCCGGGCCGCTACGTCACTGCATCCTCCTGCCGGGCAAAGGTCAACAAACTTTAACTTCATTTCACAGATGTTTTGAATGTAAAAACTATGAAAAGTTTTTATGAGAACAAATAGTTGTTCTTACAACAACTACTTGTTGATCATGCTGTTTTAGCCTGAGTGGAGCACTCCTAAactgcagcttcctgctgttACCACGGCGGCATCTAAATTAAAGCGGCAACATGaaactttcattttaacttCCTCACTCCGTAATGCTGTTAACTCATCTAAAACTTTGGTCTTAGATGATTTGATACTGTTGGTGTCAAACAGTGAGTGTAAAGTAATGCAACAAACTCAACAATTCTCTGTTTAAGTCGTGTTTTGAGTGGTTTCTCAtacatgcaaaacatgtttgagAAAGCGACGCATTCAGATTAATACCTACCTTCCAGGCCAGTGTGCACAAGTGATGCAGAGTCGGCCAGCGAGACAATGCCGCTGATGTTCAAAACTTTGCACATGTCAACGTGCAGCAGCTCCAGGCAGGCGCAGAAGGCCACCCAGAGGAGCTCCATCTCCTTGCGCTGTCCATCGGGCAGGCTCTTGTCCCTAAGGTGTGAGGTCAGGTGTTGGCAGATGTCTCCGGCCAACTTTTGGGCCTTTTCTCTTGTTTGCCTCAACTCGTCGCGGAGCTGCAGGCTGTCTGTGCACCCACCCACACATGAGGCTAAATGCCGGTAGCAAGCCACAACctgagagagcgagagagagagagagagaaagagggattTATATAGTCAacacaattcaattcaaatttgtATAATCGAGGACAGCACATAAAACAATATCACgtgttaaaaacagagcaactgCTGTTGCAAACTTAGTATTTGGTTGCACTTTTTCTTCAAAGACAGCAAAATTAAAGATTCCTGTCAcaccacacacatgcacacacacaggatTTTGGGGCCCACGAAGACACAGGGCCCCACTTTGTGGTGGGCTCCCATGGTTCGGACCCTTTATGATAACAaaaacaagtacacacacactcacagatgCTGAATTTCAGCGattataaacaagaaaaaatttaCATTAGAGAAAGCTTATTCTCCACAGAAAAGTGGAGAATACATTAGTGTTCatatatttgtgtttggtttAGTTATTGTTTCACCTGGGAATTAACAATTCAAACAGCCGCCATGTTTAGACGTCTTTTGAACTTTTCCGGATTTCCAACCACAAACCCTTGATATATTTCAGGAGAATGGTATGTAATATGCAAAGTAGCTCATACttgttttatagaaaaataactcttttttttttttttttacaaaaggaaaCCTGAGAAGTCTGGCGTGCCTTTGTATTAATTCTCCCTGAATCCACATTTTATCAAACCACTTTAAGTAATTACAGCTGTATCTTGGTCCATATCTCCAGCTTTGCACACCtagaaaccaaatgtttttcttagtttatttatgctttttttttttaaagcttaagGTCAGTCGGACTAAATAGAGAGCGTTTTTAAACCTTTGCCACTGATTtgggtttggactttgactgagccattccaACACAAGAATATGATTTGATCTAAGCAACTCCACAGTAGCTCTGGCTTCatgttttttcctcattgtcttcatccatctttccatcaactctgGCCAGCTTCCCCGtgacaacatgatgctgccaccgccacaTTTTACAgtgacacttaaaaaaactcTTGTAAATAGTTTCTAATTGTGACTTCCACTATGTTTCAAACAGGTTGATCTTCTCAGTCTGAAGAATGTTCCTGTCGCATCCCCGACTGGGAATTCTGGATATCCAATTTTCAAAGACTAAGAgagtcacacttttcagatttttattgaagaacttttataaataagtaGTGTACTTTCATCTACTTCCTCTTCAGAAATTTGCAGTACTTTCTGTGGCTCTTTCACTTAAAGTCTTAAATAATTACActgtggttgtgatgtgacaaaatgctaaagaaaagttcaaggaatgtgaatatttttgcgaGATGCTGTAGATAAGCCCTGATATGCTGTGGGTTTTCACGTCACGCGAACCACAGCACCACTAATCTCCGTTAAACGTTATTCATTAGTAGTCTTAGTAACTGTATAATCAGCAATGTCGATGTCCCAAAGACGTCCCTACGACAACTTTAGTTAGTGCAGTAAAACTATAATACACATTCTAAAAATGTGGACTTGTAAAGGCAACATTTCATTGACAAAAAATGGTTAACGGAATTTACAAGTATTTAggtaatctgaaaaaaaaggtACAGTTTGTCTGGTGTGATAATAACCGAACAGTTCATGGGTTTTATAAAGAACCATTAGCTTAACCTCAGGCGATTAGCAGCCATggtttcattcattaaaaatatttgatataatCTCATTATCGTGGATCTATTTCTAGATAAGCCAAAACAACCTTGTGGACCAGAGTACAAGAGGTCCCCCTTTTTTTTGTGATGCAACACGATAACTCTTTATTCATACAATTGATTTTTGCTCAAGTTAATCACTAAAGTATCTTACATAAAATATAGTAACATATTTATGCATGGTTAATCTGAGATGACAGTATTCAGAGGAAAAGTCCGTCcaaataacatgttttaaaattaaatttcacatcgtatatatatatatttcttttttattggtGACATGAAGGTTGTCTCAGCaccaatacatttatttcattaagcAGGAAGATctaaaatcattatttaaataGGCTTAAACTTAAAAGTAATAGACAAAACTACAAGAAAATGTTtacgaaaaaaaagaaaaaaagaataatatttgATAATAAGTGTGGGGGCAGAATTGCATAGCAGGACCATGACATTAGCTAATAGAGGAGCCACAAAGATGCACTGGACCGGGAGATTCTTCTCAAAGAGAGTGCTCTTTTAGCTGCAGGggggaaagattttttttttttctgtttttgtgtatgTCCATGTCTGGGcacagtgagagagagaggatggattcaaagtagaaaattatgtttacattttatttttattttttttttacacatatttccATTCTTTTTGgggctaaaaacaaacattgaaaaaacaaatgtcacaaagactttattatttttggtagAACCTGACATGCTAGAACTGGGTCACAACATTAACTTCAGATACAAAAGCATGAATAAAAGCCTGCTGCAGCTTACCTTTATCAACGAGTCCACCAGCGCCTTTCCATCGGCCAAAGCCTTGTCTCCGCTCGCTGCGCAATCATCGCCAACTTTATTATTTACAAGTGGCATGGGGATGATTCGCACAGAGTCTCAGACTCTGCCACAGCAGGCGAGATCTCGGCCCCACTGCCCTTCACTTCTCCAGCTGCCCCGGCTCCTCTTCTCTCCCTGGAAGATGCTTCATTCAGCGCCAGAGAGCCCGGACGCGCTCGGTCCCGAGGCGAAGCATGTTGCAGAGAGAAGCACCCCCATCTGCGGATAAAGGGAAATTGAACGTGCTGAACATGCTTTGGAAACTgaaagcaataaagaaaaaaagtatattaAACTGAAGCAACTCTTAAGCAAGATGCTAATCCAGTGATTGACCCCTTTGCACTTACGCAGGCTAAGACGGACTACTAATCTCATTAACCATCACCGAGAGACAGGAGAGCAGCTGGCAGCCTGAGCCACGATGGTCCTTTCACTAACCGAGGAGGCTTGGCTCCCTTACCTCAAGCACTCCATGCAGGCTACACCTCCTTCATTCATTTGTAAAGGTCAACGTGCTGCACTTCATGCCGTCGTCCCACGGCTGCGGTTCGTAGTATAGCGCATCTGCttggaaaaaatggaaataagtgcgcagtaaaacaaaaacaaaaagtagtggTGGAGTTGTAACTTATGAATTTTTCCACCTTTAGTCCAATACATTGATTATCTAGGCCAGACTTTAGAGAGGGCTTACAGGGGAAGCAGCCCAAGGTCccaatttttctctttttcttttttaagaataCATATTTTGGAAACATTGTAATTTATACAAAGCTTATCTGCCCAAATTAGGCGAGTTGTATTAGTATTTTGGAATTTTTATGAATACAAACAATATTCAAGTCTTTGAAAATGATAAAGTTACCAGTCTTTGGTAACTACACGGAGTTACTGTCTACCTATTGACATATCTGCTTTTAATTACTGTAATATGcactattaaaatatattttccttagTGGATTGGGCACAAAAACTGGATCCAAAGCAGCATTCCAGTTGTACTCAGAACTGGGAAACTCTGACTGCCcaataggacaaaaaaaataataatgaaaatcaACATCCTCTGAAGTCAGATTTTCCAGTGGGAGACTGGGAGCAACTCCCAAATATCCCCAGTTACACCCATAAGACTGACTTCGTGTTTCAATATGGCGGCTGATAGCATCAACAAAAGTAAGGACTTGGCCTACAGAAAGCACCGAAAAAGTGATGTGTACTTaagtaaagcttaaaatgttttaggagCCATTTCAATGTTTACAGGCGTCGCCATGGTCTGACTTCTGAACTAGAATGCGCGTCTTTCTAATTCAGAAGTCAAACTAGACGTCAAATTATTCTGGGAGTTCCCACTGCCATTAATAAACAG
Coding sequences within:
- the LOC122824247 gene encoding regulator of G-protein signaling 9-binding protein, with the translated sequence MPLVNNKVGDDCAASGDKALADGKALVDSLIKVVACYRHLASCVGGCTDSLQLRDELRQTREKAQKLAGDICQHLTSHLRDKSLPDGQRKEMELLWVAFCACLELLHVDMCKVLNISGIVSLADSASLVHTGLEGGCSDVAARALSLPDLNQVRTDSLPAGLESQERSTMEREISQIDRMIDDMEMKVNVLRWMVEPHGPLYADPLSSTDSASMALLSVDEEQQAPISQPLCQRSHIFVLLLLLGVFFVAATLSLCIFFFS